One Spirochaetota bacterium genomic window, CGAGTTCTCCCGTTACATCATGGAGGACCACGAGAGCACGCCGGGTTTTCGATGCCAAAGAGTAAATATGGAGATCATAGTAGACCTTGCCGCTCGCGCATAGAATATTCGCGATAGACAATTCGCCGCCTCCATCGAGCACCCTTTCGATGTCGTCCTCCCGGCCGACGAGCTCCGGAAAAATAATGAACGCGGAAACACCGTCGGGGATTTCACGTCCCAGTGTCCTCGAAATATTTTCGCCGGAATCGGAAAGGGTCAGGTCGCCGTTGAGATAGACGAAATGAAGGCCGAAACGATCGCAGAGCGCCGTTATTATTTCCGGGTCGGGGAGCATCATTCCGGGGCACTGGCATTGACACGAGGCGCCATATAAGATTTCCGTCGCATGACATCAATCCAGAAGCCGGGAAGCGAGCAACGCAAAGGCCCTCTCCACGTTCTCACCCGTCCTGCAGCTTGTTAATAACGCGGGGATATCGCCGGAGATGCCGGTCCTCCGGGCAATCTCCTGAACGTCAACCGGCCCTGCAAGCAGATCTTTCTTATTGAAAGCGATCACGCTGGACGAACCGGGATTCACTTCTTCGAACGCGCGCATCTGGGAAGGGATGTCGCCGATCGTTTCCGGGCGGCTGAGGTCACCGACAAATACGGCGCCCGCGGCTCCGGCAAGATACGAAGCGGCGACCTTCTGGAACCCGTAATCGCCAGCGAGATCCCAGATGATGAGAACGATCGAG contains:
- a CDS encoding Rab family GTPase, which produces MLIRKKVCLLGDFAVGKTSLIQRYVYNQFSENYLTTIGVHITKKEITLGSDSIVLIIWDLAGDYGFQKVAASYLAGAAGAVFVGDLSRPETIGDIPSQMRAFEEVNPGSSSVIAFNKKDLLAGPVDVQEIARRTGISGDIPALLTSCRTGENVERAFALLASRLLD